A single genomic interval of Corylus avellana chromosome ca10, CavTom2PMs-1.0 harbors:
- the LOC132162990 gene encoding uncharacterized protein LOC132162990 — MGKSKEVGGMGFRDLECFNTALLAKQGWCLVKNPDSLVAQILKEKYYPNGNFLETPLSKRALYVWRSIWNAKHLLKEGLMWRVGNERNIKIWGRKWLPSPTTYAIQTPVRELDSEAKISELIDQDTQWWNIPLVREIFKEEEVGMICARDVWLECNAKIQKSTSDEDDFGHILMKLLDRLEDSDFDQVACIARQVWLRRNKLVF; from the exons ATGGGCAAATCTAAAGAGGTAGGGGGTATGGGCTTCCGTGATTTGGAATGTTTCAACACAGCTTTGCTTGCCAAGCAAGGGTGGTGTCTTGTTAAAAATCCAGATTCTCTAGTTGCCCAGATATTGAAAGAGAAATACTACCCTAATGGAAATTTTCTAGAAACTCCTTTGAGCAAAAGAGCTTTGTATGTGTGGCGGAGTATATGGAATGCAAAACACTTGTTAAAAGAAGGGTTGATGTGGAGAGTGGGGAATGAGAGGAATATTAAAATTTGGGGTCGTAAATGGTTGCCATCCCCGACGACATATGCTATCCAAACTCCGGTTCGAGAGCTTGATTCTGAAGCCAAGATTAGTGAGTTAATTGATCAAGATACACAATGGTGGAATATCCCTCTTGTTCGGGAAATTTTTAAGGAGGAGGAGGTTGGAATGATATGCG CTCGGGATGTTTGGCTAGAATGCAATGCAAAAATCCAGAAGAGCACTAGTGATGAGGATGACTTTGGCCATATACTTATGAAACTTCTTGACAGGTTGGAGGATTCGGATTTTGACCAGGTTGCTTGTATTGCTAGGCAAGTCTGGTTGCGAAGGAACAAGCTGGTTTTTTAG
- the LOC132164134 gene encoding uncharacterized protein LOC132164134 isoform X1: MFWKLTALSASSPVESVLDKDNFTLEELLDEEEIIQECKALNSRLINFLRDRTQVEQLLRYIIEEPPEEAESKRAFKFPFIACEIFTCEIDVILKTLVEEEELMNFLFSFLEPNRLHSALLAGYFSKVVVCLMIRKTVQLMNYVQAHQDVFRHLVDLIGITSIMEVLVRLVGADDHVYPNYLEVMQWLAESNLLEMIVDKLSPSSPPEVHANVAETLCAITRNSSSALATKLSSPSFVTRIFGHALEDSPSKSCLVHSLSVCISLLDPKRSAAASPMFHSFRSQHMYEPPISVNPETIGAMLPKLGDLLTLLHVSSDEKILPTTYGELRPPLGKHRLKIVEFVAVLLKTANEAAENELVSSGTIRRIIDLFFEYPYNNSLHHHVESIILSCLESKSDAIVNHLLRECDLIGKILQTDKHPILSGDSNQPTMPTGKRAPRAGNLGHITRVSNKLIQLGNGQSRIQACLQENSEWNEWQATVLQERNAVENVYRWACGRPTALQDRTRDSDDDDLHDRDYDVAALANNLSQAFRYKIYGNEDAEEEHGALDRDDEDVYFDDESAEVVISSLRLGDDQGSSLFTNSNWFAFQDDRIGNAPVSTSEMMDEINLNGTANGGNSSSDDEVVVGEDEELAESKDSVNGTSSSNGNFLNGFTGSGSVNGEILNKESEKASASHDMGFFRFETPDNEELFGDRPLPDWVGWGDSSDLQVGGSSVNPFEDHTNSDVNPSSRAQLVTSSATSPSSGESTLPNGSPTTTTSSEGSASSDSSQRTAAVPSLFEEDVEFVGVELEGTEKAMEQALKEGIVGEAGPLKRNIIPKVAEKEENSDEGGPGMKEFNDANYWRVDQEVAVLE, translated from the exons ATGTTTTGGAAGCTCACAGCTCTTTCTGCCTCCTCACCT GTGGAGTCAGTATTAGACAAGGATAATTTCACTTTGGAAGAGCTTCTGGATGAAGAAGAAATAATTCAAGAATGCAAAGCATTAAATAGTCGTCTCATTAACTT TCTACGGGATAGAACTCAGGTGGAGCAGTTATTGCGCTATATCATTGAAGAACCCCCAGAGGAAGCTGAAAGCAAACGAGCATTCAA GTTTCCATTCATTGCCTGTGAGATTTTCACATGTGAAATTGATGTTATTTTGAAGACTTTGGTGGAGGAAGAGGAG CTGATGAACTTCCTCTTCTCCTTTTTGGAACCAAATCGTCTTCATAGTGCCCTGCTGGCTGGGTATTTTAGCAAG GTTGTTGTATGCCTCATGATACGGAAGACGGTCCAACTTATGAATTATGTTCAA GCTCATCAGGATGTTTTTCGCCATCTCGTTGATTTGATAGGAATTACATCTATCATGGAG GTTTTGGTTCGACTTGTAGGTGCCGATGACCATGTGTATCCCAATTATCTAGAAGTAATGCAATGGTTGGCTGAGAGCAATCTGCTAGAAATGATCGTGGATAAACTGAGTCCATCA AGTCCTCCTGAGGTTCATGCAAATGTGGCTGAAACACTATGTGCTATAACTCGAAATTCCTCATCAGCCCTAGCCACTAAACTTTCTAGCCCCAG CTTTGTCACAAGGATATTCGGTCATGCATTGGAAGATTCACCTTCAAAATCTTGCCTTGTTCACTCGCTTTCTGTCTGTATTTCTTTGTTGGACCCAAAAAGATCAGCAGCAGCTTCTCCCATGTTTCATTCTTTTCGAAGCCAACATATGTATGAACCTCCAATATCTGTGAACCCTGAGACAATTGGTGCAATGCTTCCCAAACTTG GTGACTTGCTTACACTTCTGCATGTGTCATCTGATGAGAAGATACTGCCTACAACATATGGAGAATTGAGGCCTCCTCTTGGGAAGCATCGTCTAAAG ATTGTGGAGTTTGTTGCAGTGCTATTGAAAACTGCCAACGAAGCTGCAGAGAATGAATTAGTCAGCTCAGGAACCATTCGAAGAATCATTGATCTTTTCTTCGA GTATCCATACAATAACTCGTTGCATCACCATGTGGAGAGTATCATTTTGTCCTGTTTGGAAAGCAAGAGTGATGCTATAGTCAATCATCTCCTTCGAGAGTGTGATTTGATTGGAAAGATTCTCCAAACAGATAAACATCCCATTCTTTCTGGCGACTCTAATCAG CCAACAATGCCTACTGGAAAACGAGCACCTCGGGCAGGAAATCTTGGACATATTACGCGAGTTTCTAACAAGCTTATTCAGTTGGGAAATGGTCAAAGCCGCATTCAGGCTTGTCTTCAG GAAAATAGTGAATGGAATGAGTGGCAAGCTACAGTTCTGCAGGAGCGCAATGCCGTTGAAAACGTATACCGATGGGCTTGTGG CCGTCCAACTGCATTGCAAGATAGGACAAGGGATAGTGATGATGATGACCTTCATGATAGAGATTATGATGTAGCAGCTCTGGCGAATAATTTGAGCCAGGCCTTCCGCTACAAAATCTATGGGAATGAAGATGCTGAAGAG GAACATGGGGCTCTTGATCGTGATGATGAG GATGTTTACTTTGATGATGAATCTGCTGAAGTTGTAATATCATCATTGAGGCTAGGTGATGATCAAGGGAG TAGTCTATTCACGAATTCCAACTGGTTTGCATTCCAAGACGACAGAATTGGTAATGCACCTGTGAGCACATCAGAGATGATGGATGAGATAAACTTAAATGGAACTGCAAATGGTGGTAACAGCAGTAGTGATGATGAAGTTGTGGTTGGTGAGGATGAAGAGTTGGCTGAAAGCAAAGATTCTGTCAATGGCACATCTAGTTCCAATGGTAACTTCCTGAACGGGTTTACTGGGAGTGGTTCTGTGAATGGTGAAATTCTGAACAAGGAAAGCGAGAAGGCAAGTGCTTCCCATGATATGGGATTCTTCAGATTTGAGACACCCGACAATGAGGAGTTGTTTGGAGATAGGCCTTTACCTGATTGGGTGGGATGGGGCGATTCATCCGATCTGCAAGTTGGCGGTTCAAGTGTGAATCCATTTGAGGATCACACCAATTCTGATGTCAATCCTTCTAGCCGAGCTCAATTAGTGACTTCTAGTGCTACTTCCCCTTCAAGTGGAGAATCTACACTTCCAAATGGCTCGCCAACCACTACAACTTCATCTGAGGGTTCAGCCAGTAGTGATTCAAGTCAGAGAACTGCTGCTGTGCCGTCGTTGTTCGAAGAGGATGTTGAGTTTGTAGGTGTGGAATTAGAAGGTACTGAGAAGGCTATGGAACAGGCTCTCAAGGAGGGGATTGTTGGGGAAGCAGGGCCATTGAAGAGAAACATTATACCAAAGGTGGCAGAGAAGGAGGAGAATTCTGACGAGGGTGGACCTGGAATGAAGGAATTCAATGATGCAAATTATTGGAGGGTTGATCAAGAGGTTGCTGTTTTAGAGTGA
- the LOC132164134 gene encoding uncharacterized protein LOC132164134 isoform X2 — protein sequence MFWKLTALSASSPVESVLDKDNFTLEELLDEEEIIQECKALNSRLINFLRDRTQVEQLLRYIIEEPPEEAESKRAFKFPFIACEIFTCEIDVILKTLVEEEELMNFLFSFLEPNRLHSALLAGYFSKVVVCLMIRKTVQLMNYVQAHQDVFRHLVDLIGITSIMEVLVRLVGADDHVYPNYLEVMQWLAESNLLEMIVDKLSPSSPPEVHANVAETLCAITRNSSSALATKLSSPSFVTRIFGHALEDSPSKSCLVHSLSVCISLLDPKRSAAASPMFHSFRSQHMYEPPISVNPETIGAMLPKLGDLLTLLHVSSDEKILPTTYGELRPPLGKHRLKIVEFVAVLLKTANEAAENELVSSGTIRRIIDLFFEYPYNNSLHHHVESIILSCLESKSDAIVNHLLRECDLIGKILQTDKHPILSGDSNQPTMPTGKRAPRAGNLGHITRVSNKLIQLGNGQSRIQACLQENSEWNEWQATVLQERNAVENVYRWACGRPTALQDRTRDSDDDDLHDRDYDVAALANNLSQAFRYKIYGNEDAEEEHGALDRDDEDVYFDDESAEVVISSLRLGDDQGSLFTNSNWFAFQDDRIGNAPVSTSEMMDEINLNGTANGGNSSSDDEVVVGEDEELAESKDSVNGTSSSNGNFLNGFTGSGSVNGEILNKESEKASASHDMGFFRFETPDNEELFGDRPLPDWVGWGDSSDLQVGGSSVNPFEDHTNSDVNPSSRAQLVTSSATSPSSGESTLPNGSPTTTTSSEGSASSDSSQRTAAVPSLFEEDVEFVGVELEGTEKAMEQALKEGIVGEAGPLKRNIIPKVAEKEENSDEGGPGMKEFNDANYWRVDQEVAVLE from the exons ATGTTTTGGAAGCTCACAGCTCTTTCTGCCTCCTCACCT GTGGAGTCAGTATTAGACAAGGATAATTTCACTTTGGAAGAGCTTCTGGATGAAGAAGAAATAATTCAAGAATGCAAAGCATTAAATAGTCGTCTCATTAACTT TCTACGGGATAGAACTCAGGTGGAGCAGTTATTGCGCTATATCATTGAAGAACCCCCAGAGGAAGCTGAAAGCAAACGAGCATTCAA GTTTCCATTCATTGCCTGTGAGATTTTCACATGTGAAATTGATGTTATTTTGAAGACTTTGGTGGAGGAAGAGGAG CTGATGAACTTCCTCTTCTCCTTTTTGGAACCAAATCGTCTTCATAGTGCCCTGCTGGCTGGGTATTTTAGCAAG GTTGTTGTATGCCTCATGATACGGAAGACGGTCCAACTTATGAATTATGTTCAA GCTCATCAGGATGTTTTTCGCCATCTCGTTGATTTGATAGGAATTACATCTATCATGGAG GTTTTGGTTCGACTTGTAGGTGCCGATGACCATGTGTATCCCAATTATCTAGAAGTAATGCAATGGTTGGCTGAGAGCAATCTGCTAGAAATGATCGTGGATAAACTGAGTCCATCA AGTCCTCCTGAGGTTCATGCAAATGTGGCTGAAACACTATGTGCTATAACTCGAAATTCCTCATCAGCCCTAGCCACTAAACTTTCTAGCCCCAG CTTTGTCACAAGGATATTCGGTCATGCATTGGAAGATTCACCTTCAAAATCTTGCCTTGTTCACTCGCTTTCTGTCTGTATTTCTTTGTTGGACCCAAAAAGATCAGCAGCAGCTTCTCCCATGTTTCATTCTTTTCGAAGCCAACATATGTATGAACCTCCAATATCTGTGAACCCTGAGACAATTGGTGCAATGCTTCCCAAACTTG GTGACTTGCTTACACTTCTGCATGTGTCATCTGATGAGAAGATACTGCCTACAACATATGGAGAATTGAGGCCTCCTCTTGGGAAGCATCGTCTAAAG ATTGTGGAGTTTGTTGCAGTGCTATTGAAAACTGCCAACGAAGCTGCAGAGAATGAATTAGTCAGCTCAGGAACCATTCGAAGAATCATTGATCTTTTCTTCGA GTATCCATACAATAACTCGTTGCATCACCATGTGGAGAGTATCATTTTGTCCTGTTTGGAAAGCAAGAGTGATGCTATAGTCAATCATCTCCTTCGAGAGTGTGATTTGATTGGAAAGATTCTCCAAACAGATAAACATCCCATTCTTTCTGGCGACTCTAATCAG CCAACAATGCCTACTGGAAAACGAGCACCTCGGGCAGGAAATCTTGGACATATTACGCGAGTTTCTAACAAGCTTATTCAGTTGGGAAATGGTCAAAGCCGCATTCAGGCTTGTCTTCAG GAAAATAGTGAATGGAATGAGTGGCAAGCTACAGTTCTGCAGGAGCGCAATGCCGTTGAAAACGTATACCGATGGGCTTGTGG CCGTCCAACTGCATTGCAAGATAGGACAAGGGATAGTGATGATGATGACCTTCATGATAGAGATTATGATGTAGCAGCTCTGGCGAATAATTTGAGCCAGGCCTTCCGCTACAAAATCTATGGGAATGAAGATGCTGAAGAG GAACATGGGGCTCTTGATCGTGATGATGAG GATGTTTACTTTGATGATGAATCTGCTGAAGTTGTAATATCATCATTGAGGCTAGGTGATGATCAAGGGAG TCTATTCACGAATTCCAACTGGTTTGCATTCCAAGACGACAGAATTGGTAATGCACCTGTGAGCACATCAGAGATGATGGATGAGATAAACTTAAATGGAACTGCAAATGGTGGTAACAGCAGTAGTGATGATGAAGTTGTGGTTGGTGAGGATGAAGAGTTGGCTGAAAGCAAAGATTCTGTCAATGGCACATCTAGTTCCAATGGTAACTTCCTGAACGGGTTTACTGGGAGTGGTTCTGTGAATGGTGAAATTCTGAACAAGGAAAGCGAGAAGGCAAGTGCTTCCCATGATATGGGATTCTTCAGATTTGAGACACCCGACAATGAGGAGTTGTTTGGAGATAGGCCTTTACCTGATTGGGTGGGATGGGGCGATTCATCCGATCTGCAAGTTGGCGGTTCAAGTGTGAATCCATTTGAGGATCACACCAATTCTGATGTCAATCCTTCTAGCCGAGCTCAATTAGTGACTTCTAGTGCTACTTCCCCTTCAAGTGGAGAATCTACACTTCCAAATGGCTCGCCAACCACTACAACTTCATCTGAGGGTTCAGCCAGTAGTGATTCAAGTCAGAGAACTGCTGCTGTGCCGTCGTTGTTCGAAGAGGATGTTGAGTTTGTAGGTGTGGAATTAGAAGGTACTGAGAAGGCTATGGAACAGGCTCTCAAGGAGGGGATTGTTGGGGAAGCAGGGCCATTGAAGAGAAACATTATACCAAAGGTGGCAGAGAAGGAGGAGAATTCTGACGAGGGTGGACCTGGAATGAAGGAATTCAATGATGCAAATTATTGGAGGGTTGATCAAGAGGTTGCTGTTTTAGAGTGA